The Henckelia pumila isolate YLH828 chromosome 2, ASM3356847v2, whole genome shotgun sequence genome includes a window with the following:
- the LOC140880783 gene encoding eukaryotic translation initiation factor 4B2-like: protein MSKSPWGNIGAWAAEAEREEAEEREAAAKAAAQPGGASFPSLKDAVSTKQKKKTKMTLQEFTMQSSYGAGSGPSRGLTHEEMLRLPTGPKERSAEEMQYGRLGGGFSNYGNRSGSVGSGPGADRGREYEGGRRSYGFEDDNPRGRNQARVSDFNPLQQPSRADGVDNWASTKKSLPDYNSGATHSGGKYSSLGGNTGAGGSRADEVDSWASMKKPISVSQQHPSRSSTFGSGFSRPETERWTRNETQRLVLESPKDEAEVVSKANKPNPFGTARPREEVLAEKGLDWKKVDMGLEVKKQPQSAGGSRPTSSHSSRPQSSHSSRSEVPASQMPGVAEGAVKQKPKVNPFGDAKPREVLLEEKGLDWKKIDLDLEHRRVDRPETEEEKNLKEEIEQLTNELQRKSEKDQTSVNEIILQKQQELDLLVRQLDDKVRYSQKAFERHGSGAGRGAGFHDRPPSRPGAPDAGAGFHDRPPTMRETYEEHRTGYPQRPHSRSGLYEDPRASYMDRAPPPAGAYEDPRVGFSERPPSRPGAYEDPHSGYSERPHSRPGVYEEPRAGIPERSSFTSGPYQEQRGVDYGERPRSRGTTNSWGRPRDDRRATQGGGGRGFLGNRDVERSGSRW from the exons ATGTCGAAATCGCCATGGGGGAACATCGGAGCCTGGGCCGCGGAGGCGGAGCGGGAGGAGGCGGAGGAGCGCGAGGCCGCGGCGAAGGCGGCCGCGCAGCCGGGCGGGGCCAGCTTCCCGAGCCTGAAGGATGCTGTCAGCACCAAGCAGAAGAAGAAGACGAAGATGACCTTGCAGGAGTTCACGATGCAGTCTAGCTACGGCGCCGGCTCCGGTCCTAGCCGTGGATTGACTCATGAGGAAATGCTACGGCTTCCGACGGGGCCGAAGGAGCGGTCCGCGGAGGAAATGCAATACGGAAGATTGGGCGGTGGGTTTTCAAACTACGGGAACCGGTCTGGGTCTGTGGGATCTGGGCCGGGAGCAGATCGTGGACGGGAATATGAGGGCGGTAGGAGATCTTATGGATTTGAGGACGACAATCCGAGGGGACGGAATCAAGCTAGGGTTTCGGATTTCAATCCACTGCAACAGCCGTCGCGAGCTGATGGAGTTGACAATTGGGCTTCGACGAAAAAATCCCTTCCAGATTACAATTCGGGTGCGACTCATTCCGGAGGTAAGTATAGTTCTCTGGGCGGAAATACCGGTGCTGGCGGATCACGCGCCGATGAGGTGGACAGCTGGGCGTCTATGAAGAAGCCCATTTCAGTATCTCAACAACATCCATCTAGATCTTCGACTTTCGGATCAGGCTTCTCGAGGCCTGAGACCGAACGTTGGACGAGGAATGAAACGCAAAGGTTGGTCTTGGAATCTCCAAAAGATGAGGCTGAGGTGGTGTCCAAAGCGAATAAACCAAACCCGTTTGGCACGGCGAGACCTAGGGAAGAGGTATTGGCGGAGAAAGGATTGGACTGGAAGAAAGTGGACATGGGTTTGGAAGTGAAGAAGCAGCCGCAATCCGCTGGTGGAAGCAGGCCAACTAGTTCTCATTCGAGTAGGCCTCAAAGCTCGCATTCAAGCAGGTCTGAAGTGCCGGCGTCGCAGATGCCGGGAGTGGCTGAAGGGGCGGTGAAGCAGAAGCCAAAGGTGAACCCATTTGGGGATGCGAAGCCCAGAGAAGTTTTGCTTGAGGAGAAGGGCTTGGATTGGAAGAAGATTGACCTTGACTTGGAGCATCGACGAGTTGATAG GCctgaaactgaagaagaaaagaatTTGAAGGAAGAAATTGAGCAGTTGACTAATGAGTTGCAACGGAAGTCTGAGAAAGATCAAACCAGTGTGAACGAAATCATACTTCAAAAGCAGCAGGAATTGGACCTTCTGGTTCGTCAATTGGATGACAAAGTTCGTTATAGtcagaaagcatttgagaggcATGGTTCTGGAGCTGGTAGAGGTGCTGGATTTCATGATCGGCCTCCTTCTCGGCCAGGAGCGCCTGATGCAGGAGCTGGTTTCCATGATCGGCCTCCTACAATGCGTGAAACATACGAGGAACATAGAACTGGCTACCCTCAGAGACCTCATTCTCGGTCTGGCTTGTACGAGGATCCTAGAGCTAGCTATATGGATAGAGCTCCGCCGCCGGCAGGAGCATATGAAGACCCCAGAGTTGGATTTTCTGAGAGACCTCCTTCCCGACCTGGAGCATATGAAGATCCTCATTCTGGCTATTCTGAAAGACCCCATTCCAGGCCTGGAGTCTATGAAGAACCTAGAGCTGGCATTCCCGAGAGATCTTCTTTCACTTCTGGACCGTATCAAGAGCAAAGAGGTGTTGACTATGGCGAGAGGCCTCGTTCACGTGGCACGACGAATTCATGGGGTAGGCCGAGGGATGACAGAAGGGCTACACAAGGTGGTGGTGGAAGAGGATTTTTGGGCAACAGAGATGTGGAGAG GTCGGGATCAAGGTGGTGA